One Pseudomonas sp. FP1742 genomic window carries:
- a CDS encoding DUF1328 domain-containing protein — protein MLSWAITFLIIAIIAAVLGFGGIAGTATGIAKILFVVFLVMFIASFFFGRRGRG, from the coding sequence ATGTTGAGCTGGGCAATCACATTCCTGATCATTGCCATCATCGCTGCAGTATTGGGCTTCGGTGGTATCGCGGGCACCGCCACGGGCATCGCCAAGATTCTCTTTGTCGTATTCCTGGTGATGTTCATTGCTTCCTTCTTCTTCGGCCGTCGCGGTCGAGGTTGA
- the algB gene encoding sigma-54-dependent response regulator transcription factor AlgB translates to MESATEHQGRILLVDDESAILRTFRYCLEDEGYSVATATSAAQAEALLQRQVFDLCFLDLRLGEDNGLDVLAQMRIQAPWMRVVIVTAHSAVDTAVDAIQAGAADYLVKPCSPDQLRLATAKQLEVRQLSARLEALEGEVRKPREGLDSYSPAMKVVLETARQVATTDANILILGESGTGKGELSQAIHAWSKRQKKSCITINCPSLTAELMDSELFGHSRGAFTGASESTLGRVNQADGGTLFLDEIGDFPLTLQPKLLRFIQDKEYERVGDPVTRRADVRILAATNLNLEDMVRDGRFREDLLYRLNVITLHLPPLRERREDILNLADRFLARFVKEYSRPARCFSDEAREALLSYRWPGNIRELRNVVERASIICPQERVEISHLGMAETPTNNAPRIGAALSLDELEKAHIGAVLATADTLDQAAKTLGIDASTLYRKRKQYNL, encoded by the coding sequence ATGGAATCAGCCACTGAGCATCAAGGCCGCATTCTGCTGGTAGACGACGAGTCTGCCATCCTTCGAACCTTTCGCTATTGCCTCGAAGACGAAGGCTACAGCGTGGCCACCGCGACCAGCGCTGCTCAGGCCGAAGCCTTGTTGCAGCGTCAGGTTTTCGATTTGTGCTTCCTCGATTTGCGCCTGGGTGAAGATAATGGCCTCGATGTGTTGGCCCAGATGCGCATTCAGGCGCCATGGATGCGTGTCGTGATCGTTACCGCCCACTCGGCCGTGGACACTGCCGTGGATGCGATCCAGGCCGGTGCCGCCGACTATCTGGTCAAACCTTGCAGCCCCGACCAGTTGCGTCTGGCTACCGCCAAGCAACTGGAGGTGCGGCAGCTTTCGGCGCGCCTGGAAGCCCTCGAAGGTGAAGTACGAAAGCCCAGGGAAGGTCTGGACTCCTACAGCCCGGCCATGAAAGTGGTGCTTGAAACCGCACGCCAGGTTGCGACTACGGACGCCAATATCCTGATTCTCGGAGAGTCCGGCACCGGCAAGGGTGAGCTGTCACAGGCCATTCATGCCTGGAGTAAACGCCAGAAGAAATCCTGCATTACCATCAACTGTCCGTCCCTCACTGCGGAATTAATGGACAGTGAACTCTTTGGTCACAGCCGTGGTGCGTTTACCGGTGCCAGCGAAAGCACCTTGGGACGTGTCAATCAGGCTGACGGCGGAACGTTGTTTCTCGACGAGATCGGCGATTTTCCCTTGACCTTGCAACCCAAGTTACTGCGTTTCATTCAGGACAAGGAATACGAACGCGTGGGCGACCCGGTGACCCGTCGCGCCGATGTGCGAATCCTCGCAGCCACTAACCTCAACCTCGAAGACATGGTTCGCGATGGTCGCTTTCGTGAAGACTTGCTCTATCGGCTCAACGTCATCACCTTGCACTTGCCGCCGCTTCGCGAGCGCAGGGAAGACATTCTGAACCTGGCAGACCGTTTCCTGGCGCGCTTCGTCAAGGAGTACTCGCGTCCTGCCCGGTGTTTCAGCGACGAGGCCCGCGAGGCGCTGCTCAGCTACCGCTGGCCCGGCAATATCCGTGAGTTACGTAACGTAGTGGAGCGCGCGAGCATTATTTGTCCACAGGAACGGGTCGAGATCAGCCACTTGGGCATGGCCGAGACTCCCACCAACAACGCACCGCGCATTGGTGCTGCGTTGAGCCTGGATGAGCTGGAGAAAGCTCACATCGGCGCGGTCCTTGCCACGGCCGATACCCTGGATCAGGCGGCCAAGACGCTCGGTATCGACGCATCGACCCTGTATCGCAAACGCAAGCAGTACAACCTGTGA
- the gltP gene encoding glutamate/aspartate:proton symporter GltP translates to MKKAKLSLAWQILIGLVLGIAIGALLNHFSAEKAWWISNVLQPAGDIFIRLIKMIVIPIVISSLIVGIAGVGDAKKLGRIGLKTIIYFEIVTTIAILVGLVLANVVHPGSGIDMSTLGTVDISKYQATAAEVQHEHAFVETILNLIPSNIFAAMGRGEMLPIIFFSVLFGLGLSSLQSDLREPLVKTFQGVSESMFKVTHMIMNYAPIGVFALIAVTVANFGFASLLPLAKLVVLVYFAVAFFAFVVLGLIARLFGFSVIKLMRIFKDELVLAYSTASSETVLPRVIEKMEAYGAPKAICSFVVPTGYSFNLDGSTLYQSIAAIFIAQLYGIDLSISQQLLLVLTLMVTSKGIAGVPGVSFVVLLATLGSVGIPLEGLAFIAGVDRIMDMARTALNVIGNALAVLVISRWEGMYDDAKGQRYWNSLPHWRSKEKLPAGETSSN, encoded by the coding sequence ATGAAGAAGGCAAAGCTTAGCCTCGCCTGGCAGATCCTCATCGGTCTGGTTCTGGGGATAGCAATAGGTGCACTGCTCAACCACTTCAGTGCCGAAAAAGCCTGGTGGATCAGCAACGTGCTGCAACCGGCAGGCGATATCTTTATCCGTCTGATCAAAATGATCGTGATCCCGATCGTGATTTCCTCGCTGATTGTCGGCATTGCTGGTGTTGGCGACGCGAAAAAACTCGGGCGTATCGGTCTGAAGACCATCATTTACTTCGAGATCGTCACCACCATCGCCATCCTGGTCGGTCTGGTGCTGGCCAACGTGGTCCATCCAGGCAGCGGCATCGACATGAGCACCCTGGGTACCGTGGATATTTCCAAGTACCAGGCCACTGCCGCCGAGGTTCAGCATGAACACGCGTTCGTCGAAACCATCCTCAACCTGATCCCGTCGAACATCTTTGCGGCCATGGGCCGTGGCGAGATGCTGCCGATCATCTTCTTCTCCGTGTTGTTCGGTCTCGGTCTGTCGAGCCTGCAATCGGACCTGCGCGAACCGCTGGTGAAGACGTTCCAGGGCGTGTCGGAAAGCATGTTCAAAGTCACCCACATGATCATGAACTACGCCCCGATCGGCGTGTTCGCACTGATCGCGGTGACCGTGGCCAACTTCGGTTTCGCCTCGCTGCTGCCGCTGGCCAAACTGGTCGTCCTGGTTTACTTCGCCGTTGCCTTCTTCGCCTTCGTGGTATTGGGCCTGATCGCTCGCCTGTTCGGCTTCTCGGTGATCAAGCTGATGCGCATCTTCAAGGATGAGCTGGTCCTGGCCTACTCCACCGCCAGTTCCGAAACCGTGCTGCCGCGCGTGATCGAGAAGATGGAAGCCTACGGCGCGCCGAAAGCCATTTGCAGCTTCGTGGTACCGACCGGCTACTCGTTCAACCTCGACGGTTCGACCCTGTACCAGAGCATCGCGGCGATCTTCATTGCCCAGCTGTACGGCATCGACCTGTCGATCAGCCAGCAATTGCTGCTGGTACTGACCCTGATGGTCACCTCCAAAGGCATCGCCGGTGTGCCGGGTGTGTCCTTCGTGGTGCTGCTGGCCACTCTGGGCAGCGTCGGTATTCCGTTGGAAGGCCTGGCGTTCATCGCCGGTGTCGACCGCATCATGGACATGGCCCGTACCGCGCTCAACGTGATCGGCAATGCCTTGGCCGTACTGGTCATCTCGCGCTGGGAAGGCATGTACGACGACGCCAAGGGCCAGCGCTACTGGAACTCCCTGCCGCACTGGCGCAGCAAGGAAAAGCTGCCGGCTGGCGAAACCTCCAGCAACTGA
- a CDS encoding ABC-type transport auxiliary lipoprotein family protein: MKLIPLALAAGFALTSACSILPKSEPSDVYRLPSSQSGAPANHSAVLHWSLRLAKPQTSEALNNPKIAVIPQGDLISSYKASRWSDPAPVLLRNRLLDGFQRDGRVPLLSTDDSNLQADLELGGNLQAFQTEYQGATASVVVRLDALLVRGYDQRILASRRFEVRQPLSDVKVPAVVAGFGQASDQLTAQVVAWTVEQGQKIAPPRRP; this comes from the coding sequence ATGAAGCTGATCCCGTTAGCCTTGGCTGCCGGTTTTGCACTGACCAGCGCCTGCTCGATTCTGCCCAAGTCCGAGCCGTCCGATGTCTATCGATTGCCGTCGTCCCAGAGCGGCGCACCGGCCAATCACAGCGCGGTGCTGCACTGGTCGTTGCGACTGGCCAAGCCACAGACCAGCGAAGCCCTGAACAACCCGAAGATCGCCGTAATCCCTCAGGGTGACCTGATCAGCAGTTACAAGGCTTCACGCTGGAGCGATCCGGCCCCGGTACTGTTGCGCAATCGCCTGCTCGATGGTTTCCAGCGTGACGGTCGTGTGCCGTTGCTCAGCACCGATGACAGCAATCTCCAGGCGGACCTGGAACTGGGCGGCAACCTGCAGGCGTTCCAGACCGAATACCAGGGCGCGACGGCGAGCGTGGTCGTGCGGCTGGATGCGTTGCTGGTGCGTGGATATGACCAGCGAATCCTCGCCAGTCGGCGTTTTGAAGTGCGTCAGCCGTTGAGCGATGTGAAGGTGCCGGCGGTGGTCGCCGGGTTCGGCCAGGCCAGCGACCAGTTGACGGCGCAGGTGGTGGCCTGGACGGTGGAGCAAGGTCAGAAGATTGCGCCGCCGCGGAGGCCTTGA
- a CDS encoding ABC transporter ATP-binding protein has protein sequence MSRLPRTPGEAVIDVRGLCNRFGRQSVHENLDLDLYKGEILAVVGGSGSGKSVLLRSIVGLRQPSEGLVKVFGKNLPSLSEHERSLVERRFGVLFQKGALFSSLTVTENVALPLIEHAGLSRADAEHLAAVKLALAGLPLSAADKYPASLSGGMIKRAALARALALDPDILFLDEPTAGLDPIGAAAFDQLILTLRDALGLSVFLVTHDLDTLYTITDRVAVLAQKKVLVADAIDKVSETDDAWIHEYFHGPRGRAALTAANQLNEV, from the coding sequence GTGAGTCGTCTACCCCGAACGCCTGGCGAGGCGGTGATCGACGTTCGCGGGCTGTGCAATCGCTTCGGCCGTCAGAGCGTGCACGAGAACCTCGACCTGGATTTGTACAAAGGCGAGATCCTTGCCGTGGTCGGCGGTTCCGGCAGCGGCAAATCGGTGCTGTTGCGCAGCATCGTCGGCTTGCGCCAGCCCAGCGAAGGGCTGGTGAAGGTGTTCGGCAAGAACTTGCCGAGCCTGTCGGAGCACGAGCGTTCGCTGGTCGAACGGCGCTTCGGTGTGTTGTTCCAGAAAGGTGCCCTGTTCTCTTCGCTGACGGTGACCGAGAACGTCGCCCTGCCCCTGATCGAACACGCCGGCCTGAGTCGTGCCGACGCCGAGCACCTGGCAGCGGTGAAGCTGGCATTGGCCGGGCTGCCGTTGTCGGCGGCCGACAAGTACCCTGCTTCACTGTCCGGCGGCATGATCAAACGTGCGGCGCTGGCCCGGGCGCTGGCGCTGGACCCGGACATCCTGTTTCTCGACGAACCCACCGCCGGCCTCGATCCGATTGGCGCGGCGGCCTTCGATCAATTGATCCTGACCCTGCGTGATGCGTTGGGTTTGAGTGTGTTTCTGGTCACCCACGACCTCGACACGCTCTACACCATCACCGACCGGGTGGCGGTGTTGGCACAGAAGAAAGTGCTGGTGGCTGATGCCATCGATAAAGTATCGGAAACCGACGACGCGTGGATTCACGAATACTTCCATGGCCCTCGCGGCCGCGCGGCGCTGACGGCCGCTAACCAGCTCAATGAGGTCTGA
- a CDS encoding MlaD family protein produces METRAHHVLIGLFTVIVVAGALLFGLWLAKSSVDTEFKDYEIVFNEAVSGLSKGSAVQYSGIKVGDVVTLRLDPSDPRRVLARIRLGGDTPIKEDTQAKLALTGITGTSIIQLSGGTPQSPKLKGKDGNLPTIVASPSPIARLMSDSNDLMTGVNMLMQNANQMFSSENVERISKTLEHLEQTTGTIADQRGDIGQAMQQLASIGKQASATLEQTAGLMRNANGLLNDQGKQMFGSAEQAMKSLEQSSATLNSLLTTNQDSLNNGMQGLNGLAPAVRELRDTLSSLRTISQRLEANPSGYLLGSDKNKEFTP; encoded by the coding sequence ATGGAAACCCGAGCCCATCACGTATTGATCGGCCTGTTCACCGTCATAGTGGTGGCAGGCGCCCTGCTCTTCGGTCTGTGGCTGGCCAAGTCCAGCGTCGACACCGAATTCAAGGATTACGAAATCGTCTTCAATGAGGCGGTCAGCGGCCTGTCCAAGGGCAGTGCCGTGCAGTACAGCGGGATCAAGGTCGGTGACGTGGTGACGCTGCGCCTGGACCCGAGCGACCCACGCCGGGTGTTGGCGCGGATCCGCCTGGGCGGAGACACCCCGATCAAGGAAGACACCCAAGCCAAACTGGCGCTGACCGGGATCACCGGCACCTCGATCATTCAGCTCAGCGGCGGCACGCCACAAAGTCCGAAGCTCAAGGGCAAGGACGGCAATTTGCCGACCATCGTGGCGTCGCCCTCGCCCATCGCCCGTTTGATGAGCGACAGTAACGATCTGATGACGGGTGTGAACATGTTGATGCAGAACGCCAATCAGATGTTTTCTTCGGAAAACGTCGAGCGCATCAGCAAGACCCTTGAGCATCTGGAGCAAACCACCGGCACCATCGCCGACCAGCGCGGCGACATCGGTCAGGCCATGCAGCAACTGGCGTCGATCGGTAAACAGGCCTCCGCCACACTCGAACAAACCGCTGGGCTGATGCGCAACGCCAACGGCTTGCTCAACGATCAGGGCAAGCAGATGTTCGGCAGTGCCGAGCAAGCCATGAAGTCCCTGGAACAGAGCAGCGCGACCCTCAACTCATTGCTCACCACTAATCAGGATTCCCTCAACAACGGCATGCAGGGCCTCAATGGCCTGGCGCCGGCGGTACGTGAGTTGCGCGATACCTTGAGTTCGTTGCGCACCATTTCCCAGCGCCTTGAGGCCAACCCCAGCGGATATCTGCTGGGCAGTGACAAGAACAAGGAGTTCACGCCATGA
- a CDS encoding EAL domain-containing protein, which translates to MTAARERLRSWFYRPWFLATLAAALSATLLMTGSLFVAMHQVEYNESQEMNAQGERFLARLEQLFGQLRESLDDLEAQPLRGCDDEMIATLQQVSFNYRFVYEAAYMDASRICSNRPRQEGLSLIRPPDIKGPTYNYWLNTTTEPDENRAALMLGRGNFRVATSRGHLTDMVDLSPGSSLLVVLDHGTRAIPVLGVAQAWPPTEPWPPKNLDALQVTPTRLIYRMPTNTPDYQLVLITPRSGLHVPAVWWWLLPASLALSACVGILVFLLVRQRQSLDAELHGAIQRGELQVLYQPIFDLDSRNCVGAEALLRWRRPDGTLTSPDLFIPMAENTGQIRQMTDFVLQRLLEQLGQLLRANPQLYISVNLAACDVMVPRIGEVMARLLALHRVAARQIAFEVTERGLVDVVVARENLQALRDLGHQVLIDDFGTGYCSLAYLQTLPVDCLKIDKAFIDALGHDAASSGVAPHIIRMAQALQLKVIAEGIEHEAQAVFLSSEGVKFGQGWLFAHALSAVQFIELITRGRRLGTRRLDDEA; encoded by the coding sequence ATGACGGCTGCTCGAGAGAGGCTGCGTAGCTGGTTCTATCGCCCCTGGTTTTTGGCGACGCTGGCGGCTGCCTTGAGTGCAACGCTCCTGATGACCGGCAGTCTGTTCGTGGCGATGCATCAGGTCGAGTACAACGAAAGTCAGGAAATGAACGCTCAGGGAGAGCGCTTCCTCGCCCGTCTGGAGCAGTTGTTCGGGCAACTGCGCGAAAGCCTCGATGACCTGGAAGCTCAACCACTGCGGGGCTGCGATGATGAAATGATCGCGACCTTGCAACAGGTCAGCTTCAACTACCGTTTCGTTTACGAAGCCGCTTACATGGATGCGTCACGCATCTGCTCCAATCGCCCCCGCCAGGAAGGGTTGTCGCTGATCCGGCCACCGGACATCAAGGGGCCCACCTACAACTATTGGTTGAACACCACCACCGAGCCCGATGAGAACCGCGCCGCACTGATGCTTGGGCGTGGCAACTTCCGGGTGGCGACGTCTCGCGGGCATTTGACCGACATGGTTGATCTGTCTCCGGGGAGCAGCCTGCTGGTCGTGCTCGACCACGGCACCCGCGCGATTCCCGTGCTCGGTGTCGCTCAAGCCTGGCCCCCGACGGAGCCCTGGCCCCCGAAAAATCTCGATGCGCTGCAAGTCACCCCTACCCGCCTGATTTACCGAATGCCGACCAACACCCCTGACTATCAACTGGTACTGATCACACCACGCAGCGGCCTGCATGTGCCGGCGGTTTGGTGGTGGCTGCTTCCGGCCAGCCTGGCGCTAAGTGCCTGCGTCGGCATTCTGGTGTTTCTGTTGGTACGCCAGCGTCAATCGCTGGATGCAGAACTGCACGGCGCCATACAGCGAGGCGAGTTGCAGGTGTTGTATCAACCGATCTTCGACCTCGACAGTCGCAACTGTGTCGGCGCCGAAGCCCTGTTGCGCTGGCGAAGGCCTGACGGCACCCTGACCAGCCCCGACCTGTTCATTCCGATGGCGGAGAACACCGGCCAGATCCGCCAGATGACCGACTTCGTGTTGCAGCGCCTGCTGGAACAGCTCGGGCAACTGTTGCGCGCCAATCCGCAGCTGTACATCTCGGTCAACCTGGCAGCCTGCGACGTCATGGTGCCTCGCATTGGCGAGGTGATGGCGCGCCTGCTGGCCTTGCACCGGGTGGCGGCCAGACAGATTGCCTTTGAGGTGACCGAGCGCGGGCTGGTGGATGTGGTGGTGGCCAGAGAAAACCTGCAAGCCTTGCGCGATCTCGGGCATCAGGTGCTGATCGATGACTTCGGCACCGGCTATTGCAGCCTCGCTTACCTGCAAACCCTACCGGTGGACTGCCTGAAAATCGACAAGGCATTTATCGACGCGCTGGGCCATGACGCCGCCAGCAGCGGCGTGGCACCGCACATCATTCGCATGGCCCAGGCCCTGCAACTCAAGGTGATTGCAGAAGGCATCGAACATGAAGCCCAAGCGGTGTTCCTAAGCAGCGAAGGAGTGAAGTTCGGTCAGGGCTGGTTGTTCGCCCACGCATTGAGTGCCGTGCAGTTCATCGAACTGATTACCCGTGGGCGCCGACTGGGCACGCGACGCCTGGATGACGAAGCCTGA
- a CDS encoding N-acetylmuramoyl-L-alanine amidase has translation MKCLALIASLLLLAGCASGPRIDTSHPSANHDSRIQFVVMHYTSASLESSLQLLTHGEVSSHYLIGDDKHATIYKLMDENLRAWHAGESEWQGRTWLNSSSIGIEIVNPGFQDTPTGRLWYPYSEAQVQSMIFLLKDISKRHGITPRHIIGHSDIAPMRKLDPGPLFPWKRLAAEGLGIWPNEQAVARQQAQFAVQLPSISWFQGQLARLGYATPQTGELDVATRNVLAAFQLHFRPSRFDGTPDAQTAALLQVLNQTK, from the coding sequence ATGAAATGTCTTGCTCTTATTGCGTCGCTGCTTCTATTAGCCGGCTGTGCCAGCGGCCCCCGGATTGATACCAGCCACCCTTCCGCCAATCACGACAGTCGCATTCAATTCGTGGTGATGCATTACACCTCCGCATCCCTGGAGAGCTCGCTGCAATTACTGACCCATGGCGAGGTCAGCAGTCATTACCTGATCGGCGACGACAAGCACGCCACCATCTATAAGCTGATGGATGAGAATCTACGAGCCTGGCACGCAGGCGAAAGCGAATGGCAAGGCCGGACCTGGCTGAATTCCAGCTCCATTGGCATCGAGATCGTCAATCCGGGCTTCCAGGACACCCCGACCGGGCGCCTCTGGTATCCCTACAGCGAAGCCCAGGTCCAATCGATGATCTTCCTGCTCAAGGACATCAGCAAACGCCATGGCATCACCCCCCGCCATATCATCGGCCATAGCGACATCGCCCCCATGCGCAAGCTCGACCCTGGCCCGCTGTTCCCCTGGAAACGCCTGGCTGCCGAAGGCCTGGGAATCTGGCCGAACGAGCAGGCCGTGGCGCGTCAGCAAGCGCAGTTCGCCGTGCAACTGCCAAGCATCAGCTGGTTTCAGGGACAGCTTGCCCGCCTGGGTTATGCCACGCCGCAAACCGGCGAACTGGATGTAGCGACACGCAATGTACTGGCGGCCTTTCAGCTGCATTTCCGCCCCTCCCGTTTCGACGGTACGCCGGACGCACAAACCGCGGCGCTTCTGCAGGTATTGAACCAGACAAAATAA
- a CDS encoding ATP-binding protein, whose translation MKLAMTLRTRLFLSISALITVALLGLLLGLVSVMQMAGTQEALIRDNFIRLDLGLKLRQTLGDQLIIMLNEKPDPAAFEASRQRSLELLDEGIAHESSSEDVQYSFKKAKADYQSLLQAFDLSRAPVQVLSGSEDLTEKFNVLRNGLISEQRRALDNINETERLARERALLVAGLLGLVGVAVLFIGFITAHGIAQRFGAPIEALAAAADNIGQGNFEVTLPISSAVEMNQLTRRFGIMAEALREHQATNIDELLAGQQRLQAVLDSIDDGLLIIDRQGHLEHLNPVAQRQLGWDTDRLGQGLGTALEHPELDEQLQLVLRGGTLERAPDDLSIEVDGESRLLTYSLTPVSHTQGHILGAVMVLHDVTEQRAFERVRSEFFLRASHELRTPVTGMHMAFGLFRERTHFAADSRETDLLDTVNEEMQRLMQLINDLLNFSRYQNGLQKLILAPCSIEDLLEQAQARFAGPAQEKDIELLVEVQGPLPRLQADQAQLERVLDNLIDNALRHTSRDGLIRLQARRHGERVIISVEDNGEGIAYGQQGRIFEPFVQVGRKKGGAGLGLALCKEIVQLHGGRMGVYSRPGQGTQFYMALAV comes from the coding sequence ATGAAACTGGCGATGACGTTGCGCACCCGGCTGTTTCTGAGTATCTCGGCCCTGATCACGGTGGCGTTGCTCGGGCTGTTGCTCGGGCTGGTCAGCGTGATGCAGATGGCAGGGACTCAGGAGGCCCTGATCCGTGACAACTTCATCAGGCTGGACCTGGGATTGAAGCTGCGTCAGACCCTGGGTGATCAACTGATCATCATGCTCAACGAGAAACCTGATCCCGCGGCGTTCGAGGCATCCAGGCAGCGCTCCCTCGAATTGCTTGATGAAGGCATTGCTCACGAGTCGTCCAGCGAGGATGTCCAATACAGTTTCAAAAAGGCCAAGGCAGATTATCAGAGCCTATTGCAGGCCTTCGATCTTTCCCGGGCTCCGGTACAGGTGCTCAGTGGCAGCGAGGATCTCACGGAAAAATTCAACGTATTGCGCAACGGTTTGATCTCCGAACAGAGGCGCGCACTCGATAACATCAATGAGACCGAACGCCTGGCCCGGGAACGCGCGTTGCTGGTCGCCGGACTGCTTGGGCTGGTCGGGGTAGCGGTGCTGTTCATCGGGTTCATTACCGCCCATGGGATCGCCCAGCGTTTCGGAGCCCCGATCGAGGCGCTGGCCGCGGCGGCTGACAACATTGGCCAGGGTAATTTCGAAGTGACCCTGCCGATTTCCTCCGCGGTGGAAATGAACCAGCTGACCCGGCGTTTCGGCATCATGGCCGAGGCGCTGCGTGAACACCAGGCGACCAATATCGACGAGCTGCTCGCTGGCCAGCAACGTTTGCAAGCGGTGCTCGACAGCATCGACGACGGTTTGCTGATCATCGATCGCCAAGGTCATCTTGAGCACCTCAACCCCGTGGCTCAGCGCCAGTTGGGTTGGGACACCGATCGTCTCGGCCAAGGGCTGGGCACGGCACTCGAGCATCCCGAGCTGGATGAGCAGCTGCAACTGGTGTTGCGTGGCGGCACTCTGGAGCGAGCGCCGGATGACCTGAGCATCGAGGTTGATGGGGAGTCGCGATTGCTGACGTATAGCCTGACGCCGGTCAGCCATACCCAGGGTCATATTCTCGGCGCCGTGATGGTGTTGCATGACGTCACCGAACAGCGTGCCTTCGAACGGGTGCGCAGCGAGTTCTTCTTGCGGGCATCCCATGAGTTGCGCACGCCGGTTACCGGGATGCACATGGCATTCGGCCTGTTCCGCGAGCGGACGCATTTTGCCGCAGACTCCCGCGAAACCGATTTGCTGGATACCGTGAATGAAGAAATGCAGCGCCTGATGCAGTTGATCAACGACCTGCTGAATTTCTCTCGCTATCAGAACGGCCTGCAAAAACTCATCCTTGCGCCATGCTCCATTGAAGATTTGCTGGAGCAGGCCCAGGCACGTTTTGCCGGCCCGGCGCAGGAGAAGGACATTGAGCTGTTGGTGGAAGTGCAAGGGCCGTTGCCGCGGCTGCAAGCCGATCAGGCGCAACTGGAGCGGGTGCTCGATAACCTGATCGACAACGCCTTGCGCCATACCTCCCGTGACGGGTTGATACGGTTGCAGGCCCGACGTCATGGGGAGCGGGTGATTATCAGTGTCGAAGACAATGGCGAAGGCATCGCCTACGGTCAGCAGGGGCGGATTTTCGAGCCCTTCGTTCAGGTCGGTCGCAAGAAGGGCGGCGCCGGGCTCGGTCTGGCGCTGTGCAAGGAAATCGTGCAGTTGCACGGCGGGCGGATGGGCGTGTATTCGCGGCCGGGGCAGGGTACGCAGTTTTATATGGCACTGGCGGTATAA
- a CDS encoding nucleoside recognition domain-containing protein, whose product MLNGLWLGFFIVAAVSALAQWLIGGNAGIFAAMVESIFAMAKLSVEVMVLLFGTLTLWLGFLRIAEKAGIVEWLAKALGPLFLRLMPEVPAGHPAIGLITLNFAANGLGLDNAATPIGLKAMRALQDINPSETIASNAQILFLVLNASSLTLLPVTIFMYRAQQGAPDPTLVFLPILLATSCSTIVGFLSVAFMQRLRIWDPVVLAYLIPGALALGGFMALLATLSATALASLSSILGNVTLFGLIMLFLIIGALRKVKVYEAFVEGAKEGFDVAKNLLPYLVAMLCAVGVLRASGALDFGLDGIRHLVAWAGWDTRFVDALPTAMVKPFSGSAARAMLIETMKTEGVDSFPALVAATVQGSTETTFYVLAVYFGAVGIQRARHAVGCALLAELAGVLGAIGVCYWFFG is encoded by the coding sequence ATGCTTAATGGCCTGTGGCTTGGCTTCTTCATCGTGGCAGCCGTATCGGCGCTGGCGCAGTGGCTGATCGGCGGTAACGCCGGGATCTTCGCGGCGATGGTGGAAAGCATTTTCGCCATGGCCAAATTATCGGTCGAGGTCATGGTCCTGCTGTTCGGCACCCTCACCCTCTGGCTGGGCTTTCTGCGGATCGCCGAAAAGGCCGGCATCGTCGAGTGGCTGGCCAAGGCGCTGGGCCCTCTGTTCCTGCGCCTGATGCCGGAAGTCCCGGCCGGTCATCCCGCCATCGGCCTGATCACGCTCAACTTCGCCGCCAATGGCCTGGGCCTGGACAACGCCGCCACCCCCATCGGCCTCAAGGCCATGCGTGCGTTGCAGGACATCAACCCCAGCGAGACGATCGCCAGCAACGCGCAGATCCTCTTTCTGGTACTCAACGCCTCTTCCCTGACCCTGCTGCCGGTGACGATCTTCATGTACCGCGCGCAACAAGGTGCACCTGATCCGACGCTGGTTTTCCTGCCGATCCTGCTGGCCACCAGTTGCTCGACCATCGTTGGTTTTCTGTCCGTCGCCTTCATGCAACGCCTGCGCATCTGGGACCCGGTGGTGCTGGCCTATCTGATTCCCGGCGCCCTCGCCCTCGGCGGCTTCATGGCGTTGCTGGCGACGCTTTCGGCGACCGCGCTGGCGAGCCTGTCATCGATCCTCGGCAACGTGACGCTGTTCGGGCTGATCATGCTGTTTCTGATCATTGGCGCGTTACGCAAGGTGAAGGTCTATGAAGCGTTCGTCGAAGGCGCGAAAGAAGGCTTCGACGTCGCCAAGAACCTGCTGCCATATCTGGTGGCGATGCTCTGCGCCGTGGGGGTGCTGCGGGCGTCCGGGGCGCTGGACTTCGGTCTGGACGGGATTCGTCACCTGGTGGCGTGGGCCGGGTGGGACACACGCTTCGTCGATGCGCTGCCGACGGCCATGGTCAAACCGTTCTCCGGCAGTGCCGCCCGGGCAATGCTGATTGAAACCATGAAGACCGAGGGGGTGGACAGTTTCCCGGCGCTGGTGGCGGCGACAGTCCAGGGCAGTACCGAAACGACCTTCTATGTATTGGCGGTGTATTTCGGCGCGGTAGGCATCCAGCGCGCACGGCATGCGGTGGGTTGCGCGCTGCTGGCAGAGCTGGCCGGTGTTCTTGGCGCGATCGGGGTTTGCTACTGGTTCTTCGGCTAA